Part of the Oceanispirochaeta sp. genome, TTCGGTAATGATGAATTTTTTTGTGGACAGGGGATCATTCCACCAGCTGTCATACTCATCTGGATTGTAGGTTAATGAAAGTTTAAAGGATTCTTTTCCTTTGTAATTCTGGTATCCGGAGTTAATCCATTTGGAGTAGTCATCTGTTTTAGTACCCCTGTATTCATATTCGTCAATAAATCCGGGATAAGCAATGACCCATTGATTGAAGGCAAAAAGATCCTCGCTGTCCGAGAAGAACTGTCTGTGAAAATTAAACATGACCTGTCTGTTGTTGTCTGCAGGGTATTCAATGAGGGACAGGGTCATATTGGCCAGGCTCAGCGCTTTTTGTGAAATAGGATTCAGTTTGTCCTGAAACTGGTAAGCTGTTGCCAATGCCCTGTTTCTGACACTCTCTATGGTGGATTCTTTATAAATGGTAGCGGACTGAGTCAGGATGAAGAACGCTATGAGAATCATTCCAATCCCGGCCAGGGCAGAGTTTACCATTATCATTTTAGTTCTAATTTTTGTTTTTAGATGAGCCATTTTTTTTACCTTCCTTATCAAGAGATAGGTCTATGAATTATAATTATAGATGATTATTGCGCAGGAATATTATAATAATTGATGTTACGGTTACATTTTGAATGGAAAACTTACAACTTTAGCTCTTCTAATGCCCTACGATACAGCAGTAATGTACGACATAAGGACATTGCTCAGGTTCGAATCCTTATGGCCTGCAAAACCTTTGGGCGGCAGACTTGGTGGAAACCGCCTAAAGGGGCTTCCTTTAGGCTAAAGTATCCTTTAAGTAATCGATGCCAGGTAGATGTTTTGTATTGATTCATCGAGGATTTTATTAAAGTCCTCCTGGCTTTGATTCACATTTAACCCTTCAGATAAAGCCCTGGAAAAACTGGCAATCAATTGATGGTTTCGGGCTAGTTTTTCGTTTGCTTCTTCCCGTGAATAGCCACCTGATAGAGCCACCACCCTTAGAACATTAGGGAATGCGGACAAATCTTCATAAAAGTTATCTTCATCAGGAATCGTTAACTTCAGCATAACCAGAGAATCAGAATCCAGGGTTTTTAAGTGTTTTACCAGCTCCTCTTTGAGGATCTTTTCTGCCTCCTGCTTATCGGGAGCATTTATATCAACTTCTGGTTCAATGATGGGAACCAGGCCTGCTGTCGAAATGATTTTCCCAAGTGCAAACTGCTGGGCTACTATGGCCTTAATCCCTGTTTTATTCGCTTCTTTAATAACCGAGCGCATCTTGGTTCCAAATGCATGCCGGTCATTGGCCCGCTTAAGAAGATCTTCCAGATCGGGAATGGGCTTCATCAGTTGAACCCCGTTTTCTTGATCTGCCAGACCTTTATCAACCTTCAAAAAGGTGACTATACCTTTCTTATCCCAAAGATAATCTGCACTGTAGAGTCCTTCCACCTTTGAATCCATAGTCTTTTCAAAAAGAATGGCCGCCAAGATCCGCTCTTTGGTAAACCCGGGGCTTTCCATAATACGCGACCGCATCTTATGCACCAATTGAAACATCTCTTCATCATTCGAATAGGCATCTTTTTTAATGCCATATATTTTCAGGGCCTTCGGTGTACTGCCTCCGCTTTGATCCAGGGCTGCGATAAATCCTTTTCCCTTTTTCATTCGTTCTTTCTGTGTCATATTCATAAAAGCACCTCCATAACGTTTGGTCATGCTTATATGATAATCAATTCTTGAAGGGATATGATTCATTTCTCAAGAAATAAATGCCCGATAGCTGACGAAAATAAAGCGGGAATCAACAAAGGGTTATATCGAGGGTCAAAAGGAAGTCTCCTGGGGGCAAAACACTATGGATTCTCCTCTTTGCCGTTGATTGACAAGGATCTGTAGTCTCTATTTGAAGGTCTTTTCACCTTGTTCTTCCCCTCTGATTTGTTCCAGGGCTTCTTCAACGGTTCTGACGGGCAGTCAGCAGCTCTTGTCCCGGCAGATATAGATCAGGGTTTCATCCGGTTTATACCGGCCTGCGAAGAGGGGCCTGGATTCGTCGGGAACCTTGGAAAAGGCAAAAACGGCCTGGGGCAGGTATTCCCGTCGGAGTTCCCCGATCAGGGCTTCCGCTTTTTCACCGACTACCACCACCTCATAATAGGATCCCTTCTGATAGAGCATCAGCTCGGCCCAATGGGAGATATAGAGGGTGTTCTCCAGAACCCGCCTTGCCATCCAGCGGGTCATTTGATCTGCCTTATTCTGAAACGAAAAGGTTCCAGTCAATTTGGCCAGGCGGAACATATTAAGAGCCATCACGGCATTGGAAGAGGGGAGGGTCACATCGCTCACTTCCATATCCTTCTGGATGATCCTGTCCTGAACAGCGGTGGAGTAAAATATATTTTCATCTTCATTGTAGAAATATTTCAATGTCCATGCTGTCAATTCCTCGGCCTTTGAAAGGTATTGAACCTTCCCTCCGGCTTCAAACAATGAAATCAAGGCGGTGATTAAATGGGCATAATCTTCCAGAAATCAGTCAATATAGCTCCGGTTATCCTTAAAGGCATGATATAGCGATCCATCAGGCTGGAGCTGGTTTTCCAGTATGAAGTCGGTCGCCTGTTCTGCATTATGCAGGAAACGGGGGGCTCCAAAAGCATTGAACGCATCAATATAGGCGATGATCATCAAGGCATTCCTGGATGTGAGCGACTTGTCATCCTGTCTGGGCGGGACTCTCTTGTCCCGTGCTTCTTTCAGAATACTGCGGATTCGTTCCAGATCTTTCCCAGCTGGATTCTGGCTGTCCTGCAGATCCGGACGGAGGAGGATGTTTTTTCCACCTTCCCAGGCTCCTGCGACTCCAATGCCGTAATACTCTTTTGCCAGTGGATAATCTTCTGCCAGAAGTTCCAGAAGCTCTCTCTTTTCCCAGGTATAGAATAGACCCTCTTCTCCTTCGCTGTCTGCGTCCAGGGCTGAGTAGAAAATCCCCCGGGGGGAGGTCATGGATTCTTCAATGTAATCCATAGTCTGGTAAACCACGTTCTTATACTGCTCTTTTTTCGTGAGACTGTAGGCCTTGGCATAGAGGGACAGGAGTTGGGCGTTGTCGTAGAGCATCTTTTCAAAGTGGGGCACCTTCCACTTTACATCTGTGGAGTAACGGGAAAATCCTCCTCCAATCTGGTCATAGATCCCTCCCGCAGCCATCTTGTCCAGTGTGAGAAGGACAAAGTCTCTTGTCTCGGGATCATTCTGAAGGACAGACCAGGAGAGCAGAAAACGGGTGAACACGGGCATGGGGAATTTAGGGGCCCCTGAGATTCCTCCATTGATCAGATCAAATTGAGGACTTGTCTGTGCGACAGAGCTGCCTAGTTGATCGATTGAGTAGGGAGACTCTTCCGTCTCCAGGAGCTTTATTTTAAAATTTGAGATTCCCTGTTCGATGGATTCGGCGGCTCTCACCATTTCTTCAGTGTTTGACTTATACTGCCCGGCTACCAGGGTCAAAAGGTTCATCCACTGGTCCCTTGGAAAGTATGTACCGCCGTAAAAAGGACTTCCATCGGGGAGGGCGAACATATTCATAGGCCAGCCGCCCCGGCCTGTAATCATCTGCAGGGCATTCATATAGTGGGCATCAATATCAGGACGTTCCTCTCTATCAACCTTGATGCTGATAAAATGCTCATTCATCAGACGGGCGACCTCCTCGTTTTCGAAGGACTCCTCTTCCATCACATGACACCAGTGGCAGGAGGAATAGCCGATGCTGATGATGATGGGCTTATTCTCTTCTGCTGCCTTGTTGAAGGCTTCGTCTCCCCAGGGATACCAGTGGACCGGGTTATGGGCATGCTGCTGGAGGTAGGGGCTTGGTTCATTGATTAATCTGTTGGTATTTGCCATTTCTTCTCCTTGAATATCGAGTAGGAATCCCAGAAGAAATCCGAGGATTATGGATTTTGATATATTACTCATTTACTAAAGTATAGTTTGTACTTTCACTTGGTGGGTAGAAAAGAAGTAAAATCAGTCTAAAATCAGAATTTCTACGCGGCGGTTTTCCTGATCCGAGCCGAGAGGTTCTGTGTTCCCCGCTCCTCTGAGAAAAAGACGCCCCTGACCGGTACGGCCCCCGGGAAAAAGGATGTCCGCCACAGCCGCCGCCCTGTTTCTGGAAAGATTCTTTCGCCCCTCGAAGCTTCCGTAATCGGCAGTGTGCCCTGTGATGAGTATATCCCTCTCCGGATAAGCTGCCAGGCTGTGGGCCAGCTCTTCCAGCCTGTACCGTTGGTCCATCGTCACTTCTGAAGAGTCTGGCTGGAAGAGAATCCTGTCTGTTTCAATGATCGATAACAGGATGCCCTCTGTTGTGGGTTCTATGGTCACACCAGGTACCGACTCAAGTTCTGTCTGGAGGGATTGTACCGCCCGGGGGCGATCAATACTGTCATTGATCCGGTATGAGGTTTCTCCTCTGCCCCGAAACTCCTGTGTCCGTCCGTCAGCCATGAGCATAAGGAATTCGAAGTCTTCCTGTTTTTTCCCGGGCCGCCCCTTCTCAATATCCCAGAGGAGTCTCTGACTGGACTGGCCGGTAATCAGACGGATCGGTTCAGCACTGCTCCTGACGGGCATATAGATGCTGTATTCGACAGATATTTCAGCAAATCTGCGGCCGTCGATGATTTTATTCTGCAGATACCTGTAAAGAACCTGAACAGGACCGCGGTAGGGCCCGTAAATGACATTGCTAATCCTGAATACATGGACTTCTTCTGCCGGCAGGCTCCAGGTATCACCGGGTTTTACAGGAGTGACGGGGAATCGGGGGACATTTCTGAGTACCGGACGTGAGGCCTCCGGGGGAACTGTCATCTTTCCCTGTGCATCCCTTTCCAGCCGTACTGTTTCCGCACTGATCCATTCCAGAATACCCGGCATTCCTCTCACTCGTTCGACCGTTCTAAAACTGGAATCAAGGGTCGCTTTGCCCTCAGGAGACACCTGTCTGATGGTGGATACTGAAAACTCATCAACCTCGGCCTGATGACTGAATCTTCCATCAATATATACGGTTTCGTCCACCAGGGAATCTGCATGGAGAACCTGTCCTTCAACATGCAGGAATTGAAGATTTACTTCTTCTGCCCCCATCAGGGCAGGGGTGAATATTATAACAGAACAAAGAGCCGTCAACAGGGTTATTTTCCGGTCGTACATAGTTATAACATCGGATTAATGACTCATCTGCAGCAGGAAGAAAAAAAACAAAATAATTTCTTTCCCATATTCCCTCCACTTCATGTATAGTGTTTTAAGGGGAAATCCATGGAGAAATTGAACATTTTTGATTTTCAGATCAATCAGGTAGGTTACATCACCGAGTGTGTGGAACCCATCAGTGGTCATCTTACCCTGAAGGACACAATCCAGTACTTTGAATCAAACCCTGACATCGGGGCCATTCCCGTAGAACTGGGGCAGGGTTATGGCGTCATCAGTCGCAGTGATGTTCTGCAGAAACGGGGTCCTTTGTCAAATACCGGGAAGCCTCTTTCATCCCTGGACAGCATGAATCAGCAGTTTTCTTCCTTTAACAGCCATGAAAATATAAAGAAGGTTTTGAGAGACAGCTCTGAGTATAAGGGCCAGCAATTTTTCATCATCTATAAAGAAAGCAGCCTTTTTGGTGTGGTGAGCCTTAATAATATCATCCGTCATATTTCGGACATCCAGGATGAAGAAATTCGTAAGGGAAGGGAGTTTCAGCAATTTCTGCTCGATCGGAATCTCATTAAAGATTCAGACTTTGAATTGATCTCCCATCTCCAACGATCCCATGATCTGGGAAAGGACTATTACTACTGTTCCAGCATCAGTAATGATATCTCCATGATTTCATGTTTTGATGTACAGGGAGGCAATCAGACCGCATCCCTGGTTTCGGTAATGATTGATGCTTTTTTTAAGACCAGGAAGGAATTAACCAGCCTGGATCTGGGAGATGTGGAGAAGTTGATGCTCTCCCTTAACTCCTTTCTTTTTCATCATACCCCGGAAGATTTTCAGGTTCGGTCACTCTTTGTTTTTATACATAAAATTGAAAAGAAGGTAAAAATCTATAATTTTGGATACACCACACCCTTCTTAATTCTCCTGGAGGAAGGGAAGATAAAGGCCAAAATGCCGGCCCCTCCTTTTGAGG contains:
- a CDS encoding fructose bisphosphate aldolase; this translates as MNMTQKERMKKGKGFIAALDQSGGSTPKALKIYGIKKDAYSNDEEMFQLVHKMRSRIMESPGFTKERILAAILFEKTMDSKVEGLYSADYLWDKKGIVTFLKVDKGLADQENGVQLMKPIPDLEDLLKRANDRHAFGTKMRSVIKEANKTGIKAIVAQQFALGKIISTAGLVPIIEPEVDINAPDKQEAEKILKEELVKHLKTLDSDSLVMLKLTIPDEDNFYEDLSAFPNVLRVVALSGGYSREEANEKLARNHQLIASFSRALSEGLNVNQSQEDFNKILDESIQNIYLASIT
- a CDS encoding thioredoxin domain-containing protein translates to MANTNRLINEPSPYLQQHAHNPVHWYPWGDEAFNKAAEENKPIIISIGYSSCHWCHVMEEESFENEEVARLMNEHFISIKVDREERPDIDAHYMNALQMITGRGGWPMNMFALPDGSPFYGGTYFPRDQWMNLLTLVAGQYKSNTEEMVRAAESIEQGISNFKIKLLETEESPYSIDQLGSSVAQTSPQFDLINGGISGAPKFPMPVFTRFLLSWSVLQNDPETRDFVLLTLDKMAAGGIYDQIGGGFSRYSTDVKWKVPHFEKMLYDNAQLLSLYAKAYSLTKKEQYKNVVYQTMDYIEESMTSPRGIFYSALDADSEGEEGLFYTWEKRELLELLAEDYPLAKEYYGIGVAGAWEGGKNILLRPDLQDSQNPAGKDLERIRSILKEARDKRVPPRQDDKSLTSRNALMIIAYIDAFNAFGAPRFLHNAEQATDFILENQLQPDGSLYHAFKDNRSYID
- a CDS encoding OmpA family protein; this encodes MYDRKITLLTALCSVIIFTPALMGAEEVNLQFLHVEGQVLHADSLVDETVYIDGRFSHQAEVDEFSVSTIRQVSPEGKATLDSSFRTVERVRGMPGILEWISAETVRLERDAQGKMTVPPEASRPVLRNVPRFPVTPVKPGDTWSLPAEEVHVFRISNVIYGPYRGPVQVLYRYLQNKIIDGRRFAEISVEYSIYMPVRSSAEPIRLITGQSSQRLLWDIEKGRPGKKQEDFEFLMLMADGRTQEFRGRGETSYRINDSIDRPRAVQSLQTELESVPGVTIEPTTEGILLSIIETDRILFQPDSSEVTMDQRYRLEELAHSLAAYPERDILITGHTADYGSFEGRKNLSRNRAAAVADILFPGGRTGQGRLFLRGAGNTEPLGSDQENRRVEILILD
- a CDS encoding SpoIIE family protein phosphatase, which encodes MEKLNIFDFQINQVGYITECVEPISGHLTLKDTIQYFESNPDIGAIPVELGQGYGVISRSDVLQKRGPLSNTGKPLSSLDSMNQQFSSFNSHENIKKVLRDSSEYKGQQFFIIYKESSLFGVVSLNNIIRHISDIQDEEIRKGREFQQFLLDRNLIKDSDFELISHLQRSHDLGKDYYYCSSISNDISMISCFDVQGGNQTASLVSVMIDAFFKTRKELTSLDLGDVEKLMLSLNSFLFHHTPEDFQVRSLFVFIHKIEKKVKIYNFGYTTPFLILLEEGKIKAKMPAPPFEAMGMKDLVIFRETPQVFEMKNLRHIFLYSEGLASCVNSFGESFGMDRIKEALVNNYKSLGSDFSSILEEKVNHFRKDTPLLDDITTLIVNF